A window of the Tunturibacter empetritectus genome harbors these coding sequences:
- a CDS encoding response regulator transcription factor, whose product MNQKSKVLVVEDDAGIRQSLFETLGALGFAIGEAHNGEDALVQLRMVNYDAVILDINMPGMGGKETCRRICQTFPGLPIIMLTVRDDEEDVVESLNAGAFDYVTKPFQIRELTARLRGVIRRRHAPIGEPDLVSIVGDITLDANRRLVEKKGEPIHLAPKEYETLRCLMEHAGRPVRHENLLRSIWGPVYCNEREYLRVVINQLRKKIEDDPAHPVYILTESHIGYRFREE is encoded by the coding sequence GTGAACCAGAAGAGTAAGGTGCTAGTCGTTGAAGACGATGCAGGAATCCGCCAGAGCCTGTTTGAAACATTGGGGGCGCTAGGATTTGCGATCGGGGAGGCTCACAACGGCGAGGATGCCCTCGTTCAACTGCGCATGGTGAACTATGACGCAGTCATCCTCGATATCAATATGCCAGGCATGGGCGGTAAGGAAACGTGCCGAAGAATCTGTCAAACTTTTCCCGGGCTACCGATCATTATGCTCACCGTTCGTGACGATGAAGAGGATGTCGTCGAATCGCTAAACGCGGGCGCTTTCGACTATGTCACAAAGCCATTTCAGATCCGGGAGCTGACCGCGAGACTGCGAGGAGTCATTCGGCGCCGCCATGCCCCGATTGGAGAACCAGATCTGGTCAGCATAGTGGGTGATATTACGCTCGACGCCAATCGCCGCCTCGTAGAGAAGAAGGGCGAACCGATACATCTCGCTCCAAAAGAATACGAGACCCTCCGTTGTTTGATGGAGCATGCTGGTAGACCCGTCAGGCACGAAAATCTGCTGCGATCCATTTGGGGACCGGTTTACTGCAACGAGCGTGAATATTTACGCGTTGTCATCAATCAACTACGAAAGAAAATTGAAGACGACCCTGCTCACCCCGTTTATATCTTGACCGAGAGCCACATCGGCTATCGCTTCCGTGAAGAATAG
- a CDS encoding sensor histidine kinase has protein sequence MIAKSIQGVLCRIAGGCAAGMLLTLLSYRLHFNLSAATSIHLFLVVVIALRWGLFEASVVSILSVACLDYFFTQPLFQFYITDSHDWIALLVFEATALVVSSLSDRVSHHARELERRQAQQQKLYELSQHILLLNREAAVDQQLVDLMRSSLRVKGVALWNAYEMHQWKSGDCDFSDDEVRSAYFLETNDDDLITGVSRRVLRLGTRPIGSLFLCGHSLDSASINAASSLAAVAIERARSFSTEANAEAAKQSEQLRSAILDGLAHAFKSPLTTIRASSSGLLAMNTLSGAEERLVSLIDRHAGHLSDLANHLLLTAKLDSGDLKVKREQVDVAQLIRNTIAESSQELDGHSIDFQSSAFCNAVYADRKLLQMALFQVLDNAAKYSRPKSQVIIALREEEAELIISIRNEGSFIPDYEREKVFQRFYRCSESVKSISGTGIGLSVVRRIAEAHRGRTWVESDYINGTTFAIALPRMAKEKV, from the coding sequence ATGATTGCCAAATCAATCCAGGGGGTCCTGTGCAGGATTGCCGGCGGCTGTGCCGCTGGAATGCTGTTGACGCTTCTCTCCTACCGCCTTCACTTTAATCTCTCCGCCGCAACCTCCATCCACCTCTTTTTGGTGGTCGTCATCGCGCTTCGCTGGGGATTATTCGAAGCGAGCGTAGTTTCAATTCTGTCTGTTGCCTGCCTCGACTACTTTTTCACCCAGCCTTTGTTCCAGTTCTACATCACGGATTCGCACGACTGGATCGCTCTGCTGGTCTTTGAAGCAACGGCCTTGGTCGTCAGCAGCCTCTCAGACCGAGTGAGTCACCACGCTCGCGAGCTAGAGCGACGGCAGGCTCAACAACAGAAGCTTTACGAACTCAGCCAGCATATTTTGCTCCTCAATCGGGAAGCGGCGGTCGATCAGCAGCTCGTCGATCTCATGCGGTCCAGCCTGCGCGTGAAAGGAGTAGCCCTTTGGAATGCCTATGAGATGCATCAATGGAAGAGTGGAGATTGTGATTTCTCCGATGACGAGGTACGCTCCGCTTATTTTCTCGAAACAAATGACGATGACTTGATCACAGGTGTTTCTCGGCGTGTCCTTCGACTAGGAACCCGGCCTATAGGATCCCTCTTCCTCTGCGGGCATTCGCTAGACTCAGCCTCTATCAATGCGGCCTCCTCGCTTGCCGCAGTTGCAATCGAAAGGGCACGCTCCTTCTCGACCGAAGCAAATGCAGAAGCTGCAAAACAAAGTGAGCAATTGCGCTCAGCCATATTGGACGGATTAGCCCACGCTTTCAAGAGTCCACTTACGACGATCAGAGCCTCAAGCTCGGGTTTGCTCGCGATGAATACGTTATCGGGTGCCGAAGAACGATTGGTTAGCCTAATCGATCGCCACGCTGGGCACCTTAGCGATCTTGCGAATCATCTCCTCCTGACCGCGAAACTGGATAGCGGTGATCTGAAGGTCAAGCGCGAACAGGTCGACGTGGCTCAACTGATTCGAAACACCATAGCCGAATCGTCGCAAGAGCTTGATGGGCATTCCATCGACTTTCAGTCGAGTGCGTTCTGCAACGCAGTATACGCAGACAGGAAGCTGCTTCAGATGGCTCTCTTTCAGGTCCTCGACAACGCGGCAAAGTATAGCCGTCCTAAGTCGCAAGTGATCATTGCCCTGCGAGAAGAAGAAGCGGAACTGATCATCAGCATCAGGAATGAAGGCTCGTTCATTCCTGACTACGAAAGAGAAAAGGTATTCCAACGCTTTTATCGCTGTTCCGAATCAGTAAAGTCAATTTCCGGTACCGGGATCGGACTCTCTGTAGTTAGGCGCATCGCCGAAGCACATCGCGGCCGAACATGGGTTGAAAGTGATTACATCAATGGAACTACGTTTGCAATCGCGCTACCTCGCATGGCAAAGGAGAAGGTGTGA
- a CDS encoding carboxypeptidase regulatory-like domain-containing protein, which translates to MNLLRGLPSARTSLLEDTTVSLQQKQNGIRQTHGRGERFVLRRILWGVVSVIICCLLFAAGSFAHAQSTFGSVRGQVQDASGSAIPGAQIVLHSTDENTERTVDTDTSGTFILENVKAGKYSLRAHRDGFADTVVSGISVEARQDLRLEATLNVAAQMTTVEVSGAADQINTENGTISDSKTNIEMTQLPLNNRATTTSPLGALGLSPNVQTDSSGNIALGGASSSMVNFSVDGISTANVRQNGALQDAYPSQEGIAAVKVTAFNNSAEFSQVGDVTFTTKNGTSQYHGSVFEYLQNQALDADPYGSSGKAPKKFNTFGFSLSGPIVIPHLYDGHSKTFFFADYEGNRRSTAVFQQYVVPTAADRSGNLSDIGGPTIPSAQINQTAKALLAYYPLPNVAGAIDQAQAINYQNFQATPARTDGADIRVDQTISSKQSAYARFSRKNITTDFANPFLPNDSDSIHNRSLLISHTYTITSRLLNEFRYGFTNVTTNVNFPIQGSTALSQLDLTGVDISQHPLTYAFPTFNFSAGTPFPVVGRDKAGVTQSKTTQFSDNLTYSFGKHTVKGGIDIRRVRYFDLESFAPQFASDDFGAFIFQPSYGNAPSDQFIGNAFGDFLEGAPTTLYFAVSSPDVGGTATQYSFFAQDEFQVNSRLTLSYGLRWQILPGFQEDGGNLANFDQRNNSIVVPDALAGYLTRQNITSSNTAFLQSFNACPSGTAAGSTVHGLPCTGYITASQDGLPQSLRQTYKGDFQPRLAIAYRPFNDTKTVVRAGFGIYTMTNLGPLSFNNSGNPTSNLHTYSNSNTAGPNTPQIVFPNTAPATSGGSIFGGGGLDQGVDPNFRDPQSNQWNVTVERQLTNATSLRASYVGMHTYRLSITEDLNQIPASTIPYNMGATAGAFVDSRAPYQNWTTLLSTFNAGEANYHAFELQATHRLEHGLYVDANYTYAKSAADNQGDAPSAFAGEVNYGLPIADRFHIKENLGNVSGTRRNRMLLTGMYQLPFGKGRQYMSTSTAKDIFLGGWDLTTITLLETGPWLTPSISGSADQSNTNVVNRSAVLRPDLVPRGTAGAVTYNKLSFLATPAGAGRFGNAGVGIIQGPGTAAVSLGVAKRFAITEKVNARFETTFTNVLNHTNFAPPVTAIDNSLFGQLTGPQTAENAGNRTGQAALRIDF; encoded by the coding sequence ATGAACTTACTTAGAGGCCTACCTTCAGCACGTACGTCCCTTTTAGAGGATACGACCGTGTCGCTTCAACAGAAGCAAAACGGGATTCGACAAACTCACGGGCGTGGGGAACGGTTTGTTCTGAGGCGTATTTTATGGGGCGTCGTCTCCGTGATTATTTGCTGTCTGTTGTTTGCCGCGGGATCGTTTGCCCATGCCCAATCTACGTTTGGGAGCGTTAGAGGCCAGGTGCAGGACGCTAGCGGCTCGGCGATTCCAGGCGCACAGATTGTGCTGCACAGTACAGATGAAAACACAGAGCGCACAGTCGATACCGATACTTCAGGTACCTTCATCCTTGAAAATGTAAAGGCGGGCAAGTACTCGTTGCGCGCTCATCGCGATGGCTTTGCCGATACCGTTGTATCGGGGATCTCAGTCGAAGCACGACAGGATTTGAGACTTGAAGCTACGCTCAATGTTGCGGCACAGATGACAACCGTGGAGGTATCGGGAGCAGCCGACCAGATCAATACGGAAAATGGAACGATAAGCGATTCAAAAACGAATATCGAAATGACGCAGTTGCCCCTGAATAACCGCGCTACCACCACGAGCCCGCTAGGCGCGCTTGGCCTGTCTCCAAACGTTCAGACAGACAGTTCCGGCAATATCGCTCTTGGAGGAGCGAGTTCTTCGATGGTAAATTTTTCCGTCGACGGCATTTCGACTGCCAACGTGCGGCAGAATGGAGCGCTCCAGGACGCCTATCCTTCACAGGAAGGCATCGCTGCAGTGAAAGTGACCGCATTCAACAATAGTGCGGAGTTTTCGCAGGTGGGCGATGTGACATTTACGACCAAGAATGGGACAAGCCAGTATCACGGGAGTGTCTTCGAGTATCTACAAAACCAGGCGCTGGACGCCGATCCGTATGGCTCCAGCGGCAAAGCCCCCAAGAAGTTCAATACGTTTGGGTTCTCGTTGAGCGGGCCGATTGTGATTCCGCATCTATATGACGGACACAGTAAGACGTTTTTCTTTGCGGACTATGAGGGCAACCGGCGCAGCACTGCGGTGTTCCAGCAATATGTCGTTCCGACGGCCGCGGACAGGAGCGGAAACCTTTCAGATATAGGTGGTCCTACGATTCCATCTGCCCAGATCAACCAGACAGCAAAGGCGCTGCTCGCCTATTATCCATTGCCGAATGTGGCTGGAGCTATTGACCAGGCACAGGCCATCAACTATCAGAACTTTCAAGCGACTCCGGCACGCACCGACGGTGCGGATATCCGGGTAGATCAGACGATATCATCCAAGCAATCGGCTTACGCGCGCTTCAGCCGCAAGAACATTACCACAGACTTTGCGAACCCTTTTCTGCCGAATGATTCGGATTCCATTCACAATCGGAGCCTGCTGATTTCGCACACTTACACGATTACCTCAAGGCTGCTGAATGAGTTCCGCTACGGCTTCACAAACGTTACGACCAACGTCAACTTCCCGATTCAAGGCTCCACTGCGCTGAGTCAGTTGGATCTGACTGGTGTGGATATCAGTCAGCACCCGCTAACCTATGCATTCCCCACCTTCAATTTCAGTGCGGGAACTCCGTTTCCAGTCGTTGGAAGAGACAAAGCAGGCGTAACCCAGTCGAAGACGACGCAGTTCAGCGATAACCTGACTTACAGCTTCGGCAAGCACACGGTGAAGGGTGGGATCGATATCCGTCGCGTTCGGTACTTCGATTTGGAGAGCTTTGCGCCACAGTTCGCCTCGGACGACTTCGGAGCATTCATATTTCAACCATCTTACGGAAACGCCCCAAGCGATCAGTTTATTGGCAATGCCTTTGGCGACTTCCTCGAAGGCGCGCCAACTACACTTTACTTCGCTGTCTCGAGCCCAGATGTTGGAGGAACCGCCACGCAATATAGTTTCTTCGCTCAGGACGAATTCCAAGTTAATAGTCGTCTAACGCTTAGCTACGGCCTCCGCTGGCAGATTCTCCCCGGTTTCCAGGAGGACGGCGGCAATCTGGCAAACTTCGATCAACGGAATAACTCGATTGTCGTTCCTGATGCTTTGGCGGGATACCTCACGCGTCAGAACATCACTTCTTCCAACACCGCTTTCCTGCAGTCCTTCAATGCGTGCCCGTCCGGCACGGCGGCTGGGTCGACCGTTCACGGGTTACCGTGCACCGGATATATCACGGCCAGCCAGGATGGATTGCCGCAAAGTCTGCGTCAGACCTATAAAGGTGACTTCCAGCCGCGCCTCGCGATTGCCTATCGTCCGTTCAACGACACGAAGACGGTGGTGCGTGCCGGATTTGGCATCTATACGATGACCAACCTCGGACCGTTATCGTTCAATAACAGCGGCAATCCAACTTCGAATCTGCACACCTATTCCAACTCCAACACCGCCGGACCGAATACGCCACAAATTGTCTTTCCGAACACGGCTCCTGCCACCTCCGGCGGTTCAATATTTGGCGGTGGCGGACTGGACCAGGGAGTTGATCCCAACTTCCGCGACCCCCAGTCAAACCAATGGAACGTGACCGTAGAGCGCCAACTCACGAACGCAACGTCGCTTCGTGCGAGCTATGTCGGCATGCACACCTACCGGCTGAGCATTACCGAGGACCTGAACCAGATTCCCGCCAGCACGATTCCGTACAACATGGGAGCAACGGCTGGAGCTTTCGTGGATTCCCGCGCACCATATCAGAACTGGACGACGCTGCTCAGCACGTTCAATGCAGGTGAGGCAAACTATCACGCGTTCGAGTTGCAGGCGACGCATCGTTTGGAGCATGGGCTCTACGTGGATGCAAACTACACCTACGCTAAGAGTGCGGCCGACAATCAGGGTGATGCTCCGAGCGCGTTCGCCGGCGAGGTCAACTACGGACTTCCCATCGCTGATCGGTTTCATATCAAAGAAAACCTCGGCAATGTTTCCGGTACTCGTCGCAACCGCATGCTACTCACGGGGATGTATCAACTGCCTTTTGGTAAGGGCCGACAGTACATGAGTACCAGCACAGCCAAGGATATATTTCTCGGTGGTTGGGATCTTACAACTATCACACTGCTTGAGACGGGCCCCTGGCTTACCCCCAGCATCAGCGGTTCTGCCGATCAGTCGAACACTAACGTCGTCAATCGCAGCGCTGTGCTGCGTCCGGATCTGGTGCCGAGGGGTACTGCCGGAGCAGTGACCTACAACAAGCTGTCCTTCCTGGCGACACCCGCAGGAGCAGGTCGCTTCGGGAACGCAGGAGTTGGGATCATTCAGGGCCCGGGGACGGCCGCAGTGAGCCTTGGCGTGGCAAAGCGGTTCGCTATCACCGAGAAGGTGAATGCACGGTTCGAGACGACTTTTACAAACGTTCTGAACCATACCAACTTTGCGCCACCCGTGACGGCAATCGATAACTCGCTATTCGGTCAGCTGACTGGCCCGCAAACGGCGGAGAACGCGGGAAATCGGACGGGACAGGCGGCGCTCAGGATCGACTTCTAG
- a CDS encoding sigma-54-dependent transcriptional regulator produces the protein MAEVLIVDDDRNFRETLRELLTDAGYKTLVATNAEDAITSLQTATPDLTLCDWKMPGGGGEQFLKSLQSEGLLTTMPVIILTAHGTGPNAMQAMQLGAYDFITKPLDIDLALATVARAIRHMELQREVELLRQQRFRDRSIEDISGPEEDSKPQLIGNSPAWIEIFKNIGRVASTDVGILLLGESGTGKEVIARTIHKNSARCRRPFIILNCAALPPELLESELFGHERGAFTGAIAQKRGKFEAADGGTIFLDEIGELPLSLQPKLLRVLQEHTFERVGGTASVHTDVRVIAATNRPLEDDVEQKTFRADLFYRLNAFTVCLPPLRERQSDILPLAEYFLTRYAKRNQAIETGLAADAVSALQGYSFPGNVRELEHLIERAAVKAGGRAITGEQIQEELTKAKTPAPGIFDVQAATGLLFHEAVGSWERHLIEQALKAAHGNKSDAARRLGIHRRLLYEKLTQFGML, from the coding sequence ATGGCTGAAGTACTCATCGTGGACGACGACCGCAACTTTCGCGAGACGCTCCGGGAACTGCTGACGGATGCAGGTTACAAGACCCTCGTCGCGACGAATGCTGAGGACGCGATCACCTCACTTCAGACCGCAACACCCGACCTTACGTTGTGCGATTGGAAGATGCCTGGCGGAGGAGGAGAGCAGTTTCTCAAGAGCCTCCAATCGGAAGGGCTACTGACTACCATGCCTGTCATCATTCTCACCGCCCACGGCACCGGCCCGAATGCGATGCAAGCGATGCAACTTGGAGCCTACGACTTCATTACCAAGCCGCTCGACATCGACCTGGCCCTCGCGACGGTTGCGCGCGCCATCCGGCACATGGAACTGCAGCGCGAGGTAGAGTTGCTGCGACAACAGCGGTTCAGAGATCGCTCTATTGAAGACATCAGTGGGCCAGAAGAAGACTCGAAGCCTCAGCTCATCGGTAACTCGCCGGCATGGATCGAAATCTTCAAGAACATTGGTAGGGTTGCTTCTACCGATGTCGGCATTCTGCTGTTGGGAGAATCGGGAACGGGTAAGGAGGTTATTGCCCGCACGATCCACAAAAACAGCGCACGATGCCGTCGTCCCTTCATCATCCTCAACTGTGCAGCTTTGCCGCCCGAGTTGTTAGAGTCAGAACTCTTCGGACATGAACGCGGGGCATTCACCGGAGCAATCGCCCAAAAACGCGGGAAATTCGAAGCCGCCGACGGAGGCACTATCTTTCTGGATGAAATCGGCGAGTTGCCGCTTTCTCTTCAACCGAAGCTGCTGCGTGTCCTTCAGGAACACACCTTCGAGAGAGTCGGAGGAACAGCCTCCGTCCATACGGATGTTCGGGTAATCGCTGCAACAAACCGTCCATTGGAAGACGATGTGGAACAAAAGACCTTCCGTGCCGACCTGTTCTATCGGCTCAATGCGTTTACCGTCTGCCTGCCACCACTGCGGGAGCGCCAGTCCGACATCCTGCCCTTAGCGGAGTATTTCCTCACGCGATATGCCAAACGAAATCAGGCCATCGAAACCGGGCTCGCCGCAGACGCCGTATCAGCCTTACAAGGCTATTCGTTCCCGGGCAACGTGCGGGAACTAGAGCACCTGATCGAACGCGCCGCCGTCAAAGCAGGCGGACGAGCCATAACAGGCGAACAGATACAGGAGGAATTGACCAAAGCAAAAACTCCAGCACCAGGCATATTCGATGTCCAGGCAGCAACGGGACTTTTATTTCATGAGGCGGTCGGGAGTTGGGAGCGACATCTCATCGAGCAGGCGCTGAAGGCAGCCCACGGCAACAAGTCGGACGCCGCTCGTCGACTCGGAATTCATCGACGGCTGCTCTACGAAAAACTCACCCAATTTGGAATGCTTTAG
- a CDS encoding sensor histidine kinase — MPKIFWRSLRSRILLLVVLTFLFLAAAAISLFTFLRNRHAETLALTEHHLVSVASNLARNYADDRTADNSLRTIEPGPPPPPFPPAAPPPPRSERGEPRHPKPDLLKEITAETLQHEEGIEGGFYAARADALIGYAFPTHEGPGPEKGMPDRERPTIENLAREAVAANTIKTLRFEGPHDAILFVAVPIHEQSGGDRTTGTTDEITGAVWLMERIPGIEGGQSRQLLFGSIGFGIAALMTALLAVFVTTEIRSGVNTVLERLGSMEGGLTASGPQSTERPPLEEFSRVLHGIDSLALALHEKIENERTLESQVRHNERLSALGQFAAGIAHELRNPLGTIRMRTQMWQRSADPEAAMRSSTVILEEIDRLDTIISRLLYFARPIQLQLQAVSLDDLCTATASTWAEKAAAKGVQIVCKATSKNIVIADRGRLIQVLDNLMENAVYSAAYRSSEGAVVTISTAVENGFARIDVMDDGRGFTPAALNHAMDPFYTTKDNGTGLGLSISFEIVQSHGGELLLANDEGGGAIASLRLPLNRDERDTLRQVNEEATQDG, encoded by the coding sequence ATGCCGAAGATCTTTTGGAGAAGCCTTCGTTCACGCATCTTATTGCTCGTCGTTCTGACATTTCTTTTCCTCGCCGCCGCGGCAATCAGTCTGTTTACCTTCCTTCGCAACCGCCACGCGGAGACGCTCGCACTCACGGAGCATCATCTAGTCAGCGTAGCCTCCAATCTCGCACGGAACTATGCCGACGATCGGACTGCGGATAACTCCCTGCGAACGATTGAGCCGGGGCCACCACCGCCTCCGTTTCCTCCCGCCGCTCCTCCGCCGCCACGCTCTGAACGCGGCGAGCCACGTCACCCCAAGCCCGATCTGCTCAAAGAGATCACGGCAGAAACATTGCAGCACGAGGAAGGCATCGAGGGTGGCTTCTACGCTGCCAGAGCCGACGCTCTGATTGGATACGCCTTTCCCACCCATGAGGGGCCGGGGCCGGAGAAGGGTATGCCAGACCGCGAGCGGCCTACGATTGAGAATCTTGCGCGTGAAGCCGTTGCGGCAAACACCATCAAGACACTTCGCTTTGAAGGGCCGCATGACGCCATCCTCTTTGTAGCGGTTCCAATCCATGAGCAATCCGGTGGAGACCGGACGACTGGGACTACGGATGAAATCACGGGTGCCGTGTGGCTTATGGAGCGTATTCCCGGAATCGAAGGCGGACAGAGTCGCCAGCTCCTGTTTGGAAGCATTGGATTCGGCATCGCCGCACTGATGACAGCGTTGCTTGCAGTTTTCGTTACAACGGAAATTCGGAGCGGAGTGAACACCGTTCTTGAGCGTTTGGGCTCGATGGAGGGCGGCCTCACGGCGTCTGGTCCTCAAAGTACAGAGCGTCCGCCTTTGGAGGAGTTCAGTCGCGTACTCCACGGCATTGACTCCCTGGCACTCGCGTTGCACGAAAAGATCGAAAATGAGCGGACACTGGAGTCTCAGGTACGTCACAACGAACGGCTCTCCGCGCTGGGCCAGTTTGCGGCCGGTATTGCACATGAGCTGCGCAATCCGCTGGGCACTATCAGGATGCGGACGCAGATGTGGCAACGCTCCGCCGATCCCGAAGCAGCCATGCGGAGCAGCACGGTCATTCTCGAAGAGATTGACCGCCTGGACACGATCATCAGCCGTCTCCTCTACTTTGCCAGACCGATTCAGCTTCAACTTCAAGCTGTCTCGCTGGATGATCTGTGCACGGCCACAGCCTCGACATGGGCAGAGAAAGCAGCGGCAAAAGGTGTCCAAATCGTTTGCAAGGCTACATCTAAGAACATCGTCATAGCAGATCGAGGGCGATTGATCCAGGTGCTCGATAACCTGATGGAAAATGCCGTGTATTCAGCGGCATATCGCAGCTCGGAAGGAGCGGTCGTCACGATCAGCACTGCGGTGGAGAATGGCTTTGCGCGTATCGACGTCATGGACGATGGACGAGGCTTCACTCCAGCGGCTCTAAACCATGCAATGGACCCGTTCTACACGACCAAAGACAACGGAACGGGTCTCGGCCTCTCTATATCCTTCGAGATCGTTCAGTCTCACGGAGGCGAGTTGCTTCTCGCCAATGATGAGGGTGGAGGAGCCATTGCTTCACTCCGATTACCGTTGAATCGTGATGAGCGCGATACCCTAAGACAGGTGAATGAAGAGGCAACGCAAGATGGCTGA
- a CDS encoding MFS transporter, with protein sequence MDIDSGKKQSVHALEATNFFLADVQTGLGPFLAAYLAGAGWEPGRVGMALTLAGIITVVLQAPAGAIVDQLRSKRLILLLASAVLALGAVLLSITAAPWAVYTSQALIGGAGPFLGPTLAAVTMGIVGVTFFDRQFGKNQSFNSAGNVACALLIAGVSHLFGNRAIFITAAVLTVPTVLAVRAIKSSDIDYDLARGGAKQVDGKEVPARASVMKTLVGDRTLLFFLACAFLFHFANAAMLPQLGEMLSHGARATAAPFMSACIIVTQVVIMCFAPAIGRFANLHGRKPLLMLGFGVLPIRAVLYTLTHNTESLIAIQLLDGVANAIFGVVSILVVADRTRATGRFNLVQGSLATAVGLGAALSTTFGGKLIQHFSYRISFLSLGAIAALAFLLLWTAIPETLPERHKPDSDPSSPAITQELPA encoded by the coding sequence ATGGATATCGATTCCGGCAAGAAGCAGAGTGTCCATGCTCTGGAAGCGACAAACTTCTTTCTCGCCGATGTGCAGACCGGCCTCGGTCCATTTCTCGCAGCGTATCTGGCTGGAGCAGGATGGGAGCCGGGACGCGTCGGGATGGCGTTGACCCTCGCCGGCATCATCACGGTTGTACTGCAGGCTCCTGCTGGTGCCATCGTCGATCAACTTAGGTCAAAAAGGTTGATTCTCCTTCTCGCCTCTGCTGTCCTCGCTTTGGGAGCGGTTCTGCTCAGTATCACTGCCGCTCCCTGGGCGGTGTACACATCTCAGGCTCTGATTGGCGGAGCGGGGCCATTTCTGGGTCCAACACTCGCCGCAGTCACGATGGGAATAGTCGGCGTTACCTTCTTCGACCGCCAGTTTGGCAAGAACCAGTCCTTCAACTCCGCCGGTAACGTGGCCTGTGCGCTCCTGATTGCGGGCGTGAGCCACCTGTTCGGCAATCGCGCCATCTTCATTACGGCAGCGGTGCTGACTGTCCCCACAGTGCTCGCCGTCCGTGCGATCAAAAGTAGCGACATCGACTATGACCTCGCACGCGGTGGTGCGAAACAAGTAGATGGGAAAGAAGTTCCTGCGAGAGCGTCCGTGATGAAAACGTTGGTTGGAGACCGGACCCTCCTATTCTTTCTTGCCTGCGCTTTTCTCTTCCACTTTGCGAATGCGGCCATGCTGCCACAGCTCGGCGAGATGCTATCGCACGGCGCGCGGGCCACTGCCGCCCCATTCATGTCGGCCTGCATCATCGTCACGCAGGTCGTCATCATGTGCTTCGCCCCGGCCATTGGACGCTTCGCGAACTTGCACGGACGAAAGCCGCTTCTGATGCTTGGGTTCGGCGTTCTTCCCATCCGCGCAGTTCTTTATACCCTCACCCACAACACGGAAAGCCTGATCGCTATCCAACTACTGGACGGCGTCGCCAATGCGATCTTTGGTGTTGTCTCGATCCTCGTGGTCGCAGACCGCACGCGCGCTACAGGCCGCTTCAATCTTGTGCAGGGTAGTCTCGCAACGGCAGTCGGGTTAGGCGCAGCTCTCAGTACGACGTTCGGCGGAAAGCTGATTCAGCACTTCAGCTATCGCATCTCTTTTCTATCTCTGGGAGCCATCGCTGCACTCGCATTTCTCTTGTTATGGACGGCGATTCCAGAGACGCTTCCGGAGCGCCACAAACCTGATAGCGATCCATCTTCCCCAGCCATTACACAGGAGCTTCCAGCATGA